In the genome of Quercus robur chromosome 3, dhQueRobu3.1, whole genome shotgun sequence, one region contains:
- the LOC126719180 gene encoding pectinesterase-like, with protein sequence MAIHIVRLPLFLTLLIISCVNVQSYKPNVTVAIDGSGNFNTINEAISKIPIGRNSPYVILIKQGTYNEAVYIAQNMSNLVLIGEGMEKTIVQFNKTAKQGYGTSGSATVDISANDVFVKGIRFVNNAGPDGGQAVALRVAGDRIAIYQCSIQGYQDTLLTAYGIHFFRECEVYGTVDFIFGNSRVVLQNCDIYVRKRTEGTVNMITAQGRGQVEDTGIVLHNCSIKADKDLQPYPQIKTFLGRPWYSYSQTIVMECFLDKLVDPEGWLPNNDKKSLSTLHHVEYANWGPGANTTGRVKWPGYHIAKNSEEIKHFTVENFINGTQWLPSVGVPFVGGFIN encoded by the exons ATGGCAATACATATTGTTCGTCTACCTCTCTTTTTAACTCTATTGATCATTTCATGTGTCAATGTTCAATCTTACAAGCCCAATGTCACAGTTGCCATTGATGGCAGTGGCAACTTCAACACCATTAACGAAGCCATATCAAAGATTCCAATAGGCCGTAACAGTCCATATGTTATTTTAATCAAACAAGGGACATATAATGAAGCGGTTTACATAGCTCAAAACATGTCTAACTTAGTTTTAATTGGAGAAGGCATGGAGAAGACTATTGTTCAATTTAACAAAACTGCAAAACAAGGTTATGGAACTTCAGGATCAGCTACAGTAG atattaGCGCCAATGATGTGTTTGTTAAAGGTATTAGATTTGTGAACAATGCTGGACCTGATGGTGGCCAAGCTGTGGCTTTGAGAGTAGCCGGTGACCGAATTGCAATTTACCAATGCTCCATACAAGGATACCAAGATACGTTACTGACAGCATATGGTATTCATTTCTTCCGAGAATGTGAAGTTTATGGCACAGTAGATTTCATATTTGGGAATTCACGAGTTGTCTTACAGAATTGTGACATTTACGTGAGGAAGCGTACGGAAGGCACTGTGAATATGATCACAGCTCAAGGTCGAGGACAAGTGGAAGATACAGGAATAGTATTACACAATTGTTCCATTAAGGCTGACAAAGATCTTCAACCTTACCCACAAATCAAAACATTTCTAGGCAGGCCGTGGTATAGTTATTCACAAACCATTGTCATGGAATGTTTTCTAGACAAATTGGTTGACCCTGAAGGATGGCTTCCGAACAATGACAAGAAAAGCTTATCCACTTTGCATCACGTGGAGTATGCTAATTGGGGCCCAGGAGCCAATACAACAGGAAGAGTTAAATGGCCCGGGTATCATATTGCCAAAAATTCTGAAGAGATTAAACATTTTActgttgaaaattttattaatggtACCCAATGGCTGCCAAGTGTGGGAGTTCCTTTTGTTGGTggttttataaattaa